A DNA window from Porphyromonas gingivalis ATCC 33277 contains the following coding sequences:
- a CDS encoding cyclodeaminase/cyclohydrolase family protein, producing the protein MILTDLTVKGFLAETAGQEPVPGGGSISALNGSIAAALAEMVANLTIGKKKYVEVEAEMQTIATEAAAIQKELVLDIDRDSDAYNKVFAAFKLPKETEEEKAVRSAQIQEMTKYAASVPMEVARRVHSLLPLIEAVVAKGNQNAITDGCVAMMCARTAIIGALLNVRINLTSIKDEDFVKTHTEEANAIEADAIRREAEILAITKKACE; encoded by the coding sequence ATGATTCTAACAGATCTTACAGTAAAAGGCTTCCTCGCCGAGACAGCAGGCCAGGAACCCGTACCCGGCGGAGGCAGTATCTCCGCTCTGAACGGCTCAATTGCAGCAGCATTGGCCGAGATGGTGGCTAACCTGACTATAGGCAAGAAGAAGTACGTCGAGGTGGAAGCAGAGATGCAGACTATCGCTACCGAAGCTGCCGCCATACAGAAAGAACTGGTATTGGATATCGACCGCGACAGCGATGCTTATAATAAGGTATTCGCCGCCTTCAAGCTCCCCAAGGAAACGGAGGAAGAGAAGGCCGTTCGCTCGGCTCAGATTCAGGAGATGACCAAATATGCGGCGTCCGTACCTATGGAGGTGGCTCGGCGTGTACACAGTCTGTTGCCGCTGATCGAAGCAGTCGTAGCCAAAGGCAATCAGAATGCCATTACGGACGGATGTGTAGCCATGATGTGCGCTCGCACGGCTATCATCGGTGCCCTGCTGAATGTTCGTATCAACCTGACGTCTATCAAGGACGAGGATTTCGTCAAGACGCATACGGAAGAAGCCAATGCGATCGAAGCCGATGCTATACGTCGCGAGGCCGAGATATTGGCTATCACCAAAAAAGCATGCGAATAA